From the genome of Rhodobacteraceae bacterium Araon29, one region includes:
- the aspS gene encoding aspartate--tRNA ligase has protein sequence MHAYRSHTCADLNVSHVGQTVRLCGWVHRVRDHGGVLFIDLRDHYGVTQVIADADSPVFSQIEELRSEWCIRIDGNVLARDESLINPKLPTGEVEVFIRDMEVLGASEELPLMVFGDQEYPEETRLRYRYLDLRREKLQNNMKLRSDVVASIRKRMWDVDFREFQTPIITASSPEGARDFLVPSRLHPGKFYALPQAPQQFKQLIMVSGFDRYFQIAPCFRDEDPRADRSPTDFYQLDMEMSFVTQQDVFDAIEPVLKGVFDEFGGGRKVDQDWPQISYRDAVLWYGSDKPDLRNPIKMQVVSDHFRGSGFAIFAKLLEQEGTEIRAIPAPTGGSRKFCDRMNAFAQKEGLPGMGYIFWREGENGMEAAGPLAKNIGPERTEAIREQLDLGVGDAAFFLAGKPKTFEAVAGRARNVIGEELNLTDKDRFAFAWIVDFPIYEKDAETGKIDFEHNPFSMPQGGMEALTGNPLEVLGYQYDLACNGYELVSGAIRNHKPEIMFKAFEIAGYDESEVRKRFGGMVNAFQYGAPPHGGCAAGIDRIVMLLADEMNIREVIMFPMNQRAEDLMMGAPSEPLSEQLMELNLRVIQQD, from the coding sequence ATGCATGCCTACCGCAGCCATACCTGTGCTGACTTGAATGTGTCCCATGTTGGGCAAACTGTTCGTCTTTGCGGATGGGTTCACCGCGTACGTGATCACGGAGGTGTTTTGTTTATTGATCTGCGCGATCATTATGGAGTGACCCAGGTGATAGCTGATGCAGATAGCCCAGTGTTTTCGCAGATTGAAGAATTGCGCAGCGAATGGTGCATTAGAATAGACGGGAATGTATTGGCCAGAGATGAAAGCCTCATAAACCCAAAGCTTCCTACTGGGGAAGTCGAAGTGTTTATTCGAGACATGGAAGTTTTGGGTGCCTCAGAAGAGCTGCCTCTTATGGTGTTTGGCGACCAAGAATATCCCGAAGAAACCCGTCTTCGCTATCGCTATCTGGACTTGCGCAGGGAAAAGCTACAAAACAATATGAAATTGCGTTCTGATGTGGTGGCCTCGATCCGAAAACGGATGTGGGACGTGGACTTTAGGGAATTCCAAACCCCGATAATCACTGCTTCAAGTCCGGAAGGTGCGCGCGACTTTCTTGTTCCAAGCCGTCTGCATCCTGGAAAATTCTATGCGTTGCCGCAGGCGCCTCAGCAGTTCAAGCAGTTGATCATGGTGTCCGGCTTTGACCGGTATTTTCAAATTGCGCCTTGTTTTCGGGATGAAGACCCTCGCGCTGACAGATCACCAACGGATTTTTATCAGTTGGATATGGAAATGTCTTTTGTCACGCAGCAGGATGTTTTTGATGCAATCGAGCCGGTTCTAAAGGGCGTTTTTGATGAATTTGGTGGCGGCCGCAAAGTAGATCAGGATTGGCCACAAATTTCTTACCGCGATGCGGTGCTTTGGTATGGCTCCGACAAGCCGGATTTACGCAACCCGATTAAAATGCAAGTGGTGAGCGATCATTTCCGTGGATCTGGTTTTGCCATTTTTGCAAAGCTTTTAGAGCAGGAAGGCACTGAAATTCGCGCGATCCCAGCGCCCACAGGTGGGAGCCGTAAATTTTGCGACCGGATGAATGCGTTTGCGCAAAAAGAAGGTCTGCCGGGGATGGGATATATCTTTTGGCGCGAGGGTGAAAACGGAATGGAGGCCGCAGGTCCTTTAGCCAAAAATATTGGGCCTGAGCGCACCGAAGCCATTCGTGAGCAATTGGATTTGGGTGTTGGCGACGCTGCATTTTTCCTTGCTGGTAAGCCGAAAACTTTTGAAGCTGTGGCCGGCCGGGCCCGGAATGTGATCGGCGAAGAATTGAACCTTACCGATAAGGACCGATTTGCATTTGCATGGATTGTAGATTTTCCAATTTACGAAAAGGACGCGGAAACCGGTAAAATAGATTTTGAGCATAATCCGTTCTCGATGCCACAAGGCGGTATGGAGGCACTCACTGGTAACCCATTAGAGGTGTTGGGTTATCAGTATGATTTGGCCTGCAACGGGTATGAGTTGGTATCAGGCGCCATCCGTAACCATAAACCGGAAATTATGTTCAAAGCGTTTGAAATAGCAGGCTATGACGAATCAGAAGTGCGTAAGCGCTTTGGTGGAATGGTAAACGCTTTTCAATACGGGGCTCCGCCTCATGGCGGTTGTGCTGCCGGTATTGACCGCATCGTGATGCTGCTGGCAGATGAAATGAATATCCGCGAGGTCATCATGTTCCCCATGAACCAACGTGCTGAGGATCTGATGATGGGGGCCCCAAGCGAGCCCTTGAGCGAGCAACTTATGGAATTGAACTTGCGCGTTATTCAGCAGGACTGA
- the carB gene encoding carbamoyl-phosphate synthase large subunit, whose product MPKRTDISSIMIIGAGPIVIGQACEFDYSGAQACKALREEGYRVILVNSNPATIMTDPELADATYIEPITPDVVAKIIEKERPDALLPTMGGQTGLNTSLALEEMGVLEKFGVEMIGAKRDAIEMAEDRKLFREAMDRIGLENPKATIVTAPQTQNGKADLNEGVRSALEALDDIGLPAIIRPAFTLGGTGGGVAYNRDDYEFYCRSGMDASPVNQILVDESLLGWKEFEMEVVRDTADNAIIVCSIENIDPMGVHTGDSITVAPALTLTDKEYQIMRNGSIAVLREIGVETGGSNVQWAVNPEDGRMVVIEMNPRVSRSSALASKATGFPIAKIAAKLAVGYTLDELDNDITKVTPASFEPTIDYVVTKIPRFAFEKFPGSEPHLTTAMKSVGEAMAIGRTIHESLQKALASMETGLTGFDEVDIIGAPDKPAIIKAISQQTPDRLRTIAQAMRHGLSDNEIHSVTKFDPWFLARIREIVDAESQLRKNGLPTDQASLRSLKMFGFSDARLATLTNLSETEVRHARHAQGVTAVFKRIDTCAAEFEAQTPYMYSTYEAPMMGEVECEARPSSRKKVVILGGGPNRIGQGIEFDYCCCHACFALTEAGYETIMINCNPETVSTDYDTSDRLYFEPLTFEHVMEVLEVEKRNGTLHGVIVQFGGQTPLKLSNALEAEGIPILGTTPDAIDLAEDRERFQALVNQLGLKQPKNGIASSDAEALDIAGDIGFPLVIRPSYVLGGRAMEIVRDMAQLERYIKEAVVVSGDSPVLLDSYLSGAIECDVDALCDGQTVHVAGIMQHIEEAGVHSGDSACSLPPHSLSKKIISELKVQTEALALALNVVGLMNVQFAVKDGEIYLIEVNPRASRTVPFVAKATDSAIASIAARLMAGEKMDNFPLRAPYKDVSYGESLPMADPMTLADPNMPWFSVKEAVMPFARFPGVDTILGPEMRSTGEVMGWDRSFARAFLKAQMGAGMDLPDPSKGPVGKVFFSIKDSDKTPQLVETAQILIDLGFSLVATRGTAAFLDQKGIGCDVTNKMFEGRPNVYDLLKDGEISLVMNTTEDAQAVEDSREIRSVALFDKIPYYTTAAAAHAAALAMQARNEGEIEVKALQA is encoded by the coding sequence ATGCCCAAAAGAACCGATATTTCATCGATCATGATTATTGGCGCCGGTCCGATCGTAATCGGACAAGCCTGTGAATTTGACTATTCAGGCGCCCAAGCCTGTAAAGCTCTTCGAGAAGAAGGATACAGAGTGATTTTGGTCAACTCTAATCCCGCCACAATCATGACTGACCCAGAATTGGCCGATGCAACTTATATCGAGCCGATAACCCCAGATGTTGTTGCCAAAATCATCGAAAAAGAACGGCCCGATGCACTTTTACCAACCATGGGGGGGCAAACCGGACTGAACACTTCGTTAGCGCTCGAAGAAATGGGAGTTCTGGAAAAATTTGGGGTTGAAATGATCGGCGCCAAACGCGATGCGATCGAAATGGCTGAAGATCGCAAGCTATTTCGAGAGGCAATGGACCGCATCGGTCTGGAAAATCCAAAGGCGACCATTGTTACAGCCCCTCAAACTCAAAATGGAAAAGCAGACTTAAACGAAGGCGTTCGTTCGGCGCTTGAAGCGCTCGACGATATTGGTTTGCCAGCCATCATCCGGCCCGCGTTCACACTTGGCGGAACCGGCGGAGGGGTGGCTTATAACCGAGACGATTATGAATTTTACTGCCGCAGCGGCATGGATGCCTCGCCGGTCAATCAGATTTTGGTCGACGAGTCACTTTTGGGCTGGAAAGAGTTTGAAATGGAAGTTGTTCGCGACACGGCGGACAACGCGATTATTGTTTGCTCTATCGAAAATATTGACCCGATGGGCGTGCATACAGGCGACTCAATCACTGTAGCACCTGCCCTTACGCTTACGGACAAAGAATACCAGATCATGCGCAACGGTTCGATCGCAGTATTACGTGAAATCGGTGTGGAAACAGGCGGATCTAACGTGCAATGGGCCGTAAACCCAGAGGATGGGCGCATGGTGGTCATTGAAATGAACCCTAGGGTCTCACGCTCATCGGCTCTTGCATCGAAAGCGACCGGCTTTCCTATTGCCAAAATCGCTGCAAAGCTTGCTGTCGGGTATACGCTTGATGAGCTAGACAATGATATCACCAAGGTCACACCAGCAAGCTTTGAGCCCACGATCGACTATGTGGTGACAAAAATTCCACGCTTTGCGTTTGAAAAATTCCCAGGATCAGAGCCGCATCTTACAACAGCCATGAAATCAGTTGGTGAAGCTATGGCAATTGGCCGGACCATCCATGAGAGCTTGCAAAAGGCGCTGGCGTCAATGGAAACTGGCCTAACCGGCTTTGATGAGGTTGACATCATTGGAGCACCGGACAAGCCAGCAATCATCAAGGCAATCAGCCAACAAACGCCCGACCGCTTGCGCACAATTGCGCAGGCAATGCGGCATGGCCTGAGTGACAACGAAATCCATTCTGTAACAAAATTCGATCCTTGGTTTTTGGCACGAATTCGCGAAATTGTCGATGCTGAGAGCCAACTCAGAAAGAATGGCCTGCCGACGGATCAGGCCTCTCTTCGGTCGCTCAAAATGTTTGGATTTTCCGATGCACGCCTCGCAACTCTTACAAATCTGAGCGAAACGGAAGTACGGCATGCGCGGCATGCGCAGGGGGTAACCGCTGTATTTAAACGTATTGATACTTGTGCAGCCGAGTTTGAAGCGCAAACCCCCTATATGTATTCGACCTATGAAGCGCCCATGATGGGCGAAGTAGAATGCGAAGCACGTCCTAGTTCACGGAAAAAAGTTGTTATTCTTGGGGGTGGGCCCAACCGGATTGGTCAGGGCATAGAATTCGACTACTGTTGTTGCCATGCCTGTTTTGCCCTCACTGAAGCAGGGTACGAAACGATCATGATCAATTGTAACCCTGAAACGGTTTCTACGGACTACGACACGTCAGATCGACTTTATTTTGAACCGCTGACCTTTGAGCATGTTATGGAGGTGCTTGAGGTTGAAAAAAGGAATGGCACGTTGCACGGCGTCATCGTGCAATTCGGCGGCCAGACGCCCCTAAAACTTTCCAATGCGCTTGAGGCCGAAGGTATTCCGATCTTGGGTACAACACCAGATGCAATTGACCTTGCTGAAGACCGCGAGCGGTTTCAGGCGCTGGTAAACCAATTGGGACTAAAACAACCTAAAAACGGTATTGCCAGCAGCGATGCCGAGGCTTTGGATATCGCTGGTGATATTGGATTTCCGCTGGTTATTCGCCCCTCTTATGTTCTGGGTGGCAGGGCAATGGAAATCGTTCGCGATATGGCGCAGCTTGAGCGTTATATTAAAGAAGCTGTTGTGGTTTCAGGCGACAGCCCAGTTTTGCTCGATAGCTATCTTTCAGGCGCCATTGAATGCGATGTGGACGCGCTGTGCGATGGGCAAACGGTGCATGTTGCCGGTATCATGCAGCATATCGAAGAGGCTGGAGTGCACTCAGGTGATAGCGCCTGCTCGCTGCCACCACATTCGCTGTCCAAAAAGATTATCAGCGAACTGAAAGTTCAAACGGAAGCTTTGGCTTTGGCGCTAAATGTTGTTGGGCTTATGAATGTCCAATTTGCGGTCAAAGATGGTGAAATTTATCTCATCGAAGTTAACCCGCGCGCTAGCCGGACAGTGCCTTTTGTCGCCAAGGCTACAGATAGCGCCATTGCATCGATTGCAGCACGACTGATGGCTGGTGAAAAAATGGACAACTTCCCATTACGCGCACCCTATAAAGATGTCTCTTATGGAGAATCCCTGCCAATGGCTGATCCGATGACCTTGGCAGATCCAAACATGCCTTGGTTTAGCGTCAAAGAGGCGGTTATGCCGTTTGCCCGTTTTCCTGGCGTAGATACAATTTTGGGCCCTGAAATGCGATCAACCGGTGAGGTGATGGGCTGGGACCGCAGTTTTGCGCGGGCTTTCCTTAAGGCACAGATGGGCGCTGGAATGGATTTGCCAGACCCTTCCAAAGGGCCCGTTGGCAAGGTGTTCTTTTCCATCAAGGATAGTGATAAAACTCCACAGCTTGTAGAGACAGCTCAAATATTGATCGATCTAGGGTTTTCGCTAGTGGCCACACGCGGCACAGCTGCATTTTTGGACCAAAAAGGTATCGGCTGTGATGTAACCAACAAAATGTTTGAAGGCCGACCAAATGTCTATGACCTGTTGAAAGACGGGGAAATATCACTGGTGATGAATACAACCGAAGACGCGCAAGCTGTTGAAGATAGTCGAGAAATCCGCTCAGTCGCACTGTTTGACAAAATTCCCTATTATACCACTGCTGCAGCAGCGCACGCGGCTGCATTGGCAATGCAAGCGCGAAATGAGGGCGAAATTGAGGTCAAAGCGCTACAGGCTTAA
- a CDS encoding glutathione S-transferase gives MKLIFSPASPFVRKVRVVIDESGLTDQVIPMPVQTTPLATDPAARSANPLGKIPVLVLDDGKSLFDSRVICRYLNDISSAGLYPAERIWDVLTLEALADGIMDAAVLMVYEARLRDEENRSVTWVNAQWEKITHALDALELQKFAAMQGDLNIAQLATACALDYLDFRHGARDWRKGRAALDKWHSQMARRTSLKTTLPSG, from the coding sequence ATGAAACTCATCTTCTCACCGGCTTCTCCTTTCGTTCGAAAAGTGCGTGTTGTGATCGACGAAAGCGGGCTGACAGATCAGGTAATACCCATGCCCGTTCAGACCACGCCGCTGGCCACAGATCCGGCGGCGCGCAGTGCAAATCCACTGGGTAAAATTCCGGTTTTGGTTTTGGATGATGGTAAATCCCTGTTCGATAGCCGGGTTATATGTCGGTATTTAAACGATATTTCAAGCGCTGGGCTCTATCCTGCTGAGCGGATTTGGGATGTCTTAACGCTTGAGGCACTGGCAGATGGCATCATGGATGCCGCTGTTTTAATGGTCTACGAAGCGCGCTTAAGAGACGAAGAAAACCGGTCAGTGACCTGGGTCAATGCCCAATGGGAAAAAATAACCCATGCGCTGGACGCGCTAGAGCTCCAAAAGTTCGCCGCGATGCAAGGCGATCTAAACATCGCCCAACTCGCCACCGCCTGCGCCCTAGATTATCTTGACTTTCGTCATGGCGCACGTGATTGGCGCAAAGGCCGTGCGGCCTTGGATAAATGGCACAGCCAAATGGCGCGAAGAACTTCGTTAAAGACAACTTTACCGTCAGGTTAA
- a CDS encoding DUF1203 domain-containing protein: MIKFLGMPTDQARQLQLEGRDAYDRPVETKINESKSSPCRHCLQNIPVQQKMIVCAYRPFSGLHAYAETGPIFLCSNSCKAFKGPNIPSIFADSPDFLMKAYNTKERIIYGSGSIVPSDSIEQRAAALLDDTNAAFVDIRSARNNCWLARAVRR, encoded by the coding sequence GTGATAAAATTTCTTGGGATGCCAACCGATCAAGCCCGCCAATTGCAGCTTGAAGGAAGGGATGCATACGACAGGCCCGTTGAAACTAAGATAAATGAAAGTAAATCCTCGCCCTGCAGGCATTGCCTGCAAAATATACCGGTGCAGCAAAAGATGATTGTTTGCGCCTATCGTCCGTTTTCAGGTTTGCACGCCTATGCCGAGACCGGTCCAATTTTTCTTTGTAGCAACAGTTGCAAGGCATTTAAGGGACCAAACATTCCGAGTATTTTTGCAGACTCGCCAGATTTTCTTATGAAAGCGTATAATACAAAAGAACGCATTATATATGGTAGCGGGTCTATTGTACCGAGCGATAGTATTGAGCAACGAGCTGCTGCGCTGCTCGACGACACCAACGCCGCCTTTGTCGATATACGTTCCGCGCGGAATAATTGCTGGCTCGCGCGCGCCGTTAGGCGGTGA
- a CDS encoding FMN-binding negative transcriptional regulator: protein MHPNPVFRKTDTRRSLDFARQTGFGHLMVVLDDMPLVSHIPFLLDEAQGEVELHLVRSNPMARLLKSGARPAKLAVTGPHGYISPDWYGVKDQVPTWNYVAVHLSGSLSLQPQENIRAVIDRLAEEFEARLAPKPVWKSTKMTPDVLDKMMRQIVPCRLSIEDIQSTWKLGQNKPDTARLGAADQVEADTVGSDTAMLAAYMRQA, encoded by the coding sequence ATGCATCCCAACCCAGTTTTTCGAAAAACCGATACGCGCCGCAGTTTGGATTTTGCGCGCCAAACGGGCTTTGGGCATCTTATGGTGGTTCTAGATGACATGCCGCTGGTCAGCCATATTCCTTTTTTGCTTGATGAAGCGCAGGGCGAGGTTGAGCTGCATCTGGTGCGTTCAAACCCGATGGCGCGGCTTTTGAAATCCGGCGCGCGCCCGGCCAAACTCGCCGTCACCGGGCCGCATGGCTATATTTCCCCCGATTGGTACGGGGTGAAAGATCAAGTGCCCACATGGAATTATGTGGCCGTGCATTTATCCGGTAGCCTGTCTTTGCAGCCGCAGGAAAATATCCGCGCTGTGATTGATCGCTTAGCAGAGGAATTCGAGGCCCGTCTGGCCCCTAAACCGGTCTGGAAAAGCACCAAAATGACGCCGGATGTTTTGGATAAAATGATGCGCCAGATCGTGCCCTGCCGCCTAAGTATTGAGGACATTCAAAGCACATGGAAATTAGGCCAGAACAAACCCGACACAGCGCGTTTGGGCGCGGCGGATCAGGTAGAAGCGGATACCGTCGGCTCTGATACCGCGATGCTGGCAGCCTATATGCGGCAGGCGTAG
- a CDS encoding 6,7-dimethyl-8-ribityllumazine synthase, whose amino-acid sequence MMTHTRYAFVKAGWHADIVDQALAGFLKLIPHEHVDVFDVPGAFEMPLMAKKLAITGRYSAIACAAFVVDGGIYRHDFVAQSVVDGLMQVGLDTDVPVLSVSLTPHHYQETEHHNAIYKAHFVEKGREAAVAALSIIESRTGLQDKAA is encoded by the coding sequence ATGATGACACACACCCGATACGCCTTTGTCAAAGCCGGCTGGCACGCCGATATTGTAGATCAGGCTTTGGCAGGATTTTTAAAATTAATCCCCCACGAGCATGTGGATGTTTTTGATGTCCCCGGGGCCTTTGAAATGCCGCTGATGGCCAAAAAGCTTGCCATCACCGGCCGCTATAGCGCCATTGCCTGCGCAGCTTTTGTGGTCGACGGCGGAATTTACCGCCATGATTTTGTCGCGCAATCTGTGGTGGACGGATTGATGCAGGTGGGGCTAGACACGGATGTGCCGGTGCTTTCGGTTTCCTTAACCCCACACCACTATCAGGAAACAGAACACCACAATGCCATATACAAGGCGCATTTCGTTGAAAAAGGCCGCGAGGCTGCGGTTGCAGCGCTCAGCATCATTGAGTCACGCACGGGTTTACAAGACAAAGCGGCCTGA
- a CDS encoding EamA/RhaT family transporter encodes MSQLNAILLRISAAGLLVVMSALVHEALKQATLGQAIFWRSLWSLPVIVMYARVLGPLRHSLKTNQPFGHVLRGLMGLVAMALHFLCLAHLNISYATSLGFLAPILVLPLAAVFLAEKITKMVLFASFLGFSGVLMISFAELDTGDMPIASFIGIAAGLGFALTMAFTRVFVKQLSVKDSAALIALSFSVITMLGGLATLPFGWGALGDEAHRYLMFAGLLGGLGHVISNEAVKRSDISVLGPFDYTAIIWALAIDVMVFGFVPNRLGLFGIFVIAFAALSLAVKQVRSA; translated from the coding sequence ATGAGCCAGCTTAACGCCATTCTTCTTCGTATTTCTGCCGCCGGTCTTTTGGTGGTGATGTCGGCCCTTGTGCATGAGGCCCTAAAGCAAGCAACCCTTGGCCAAGCTATTTTTTGGCGCTCGCTCTGGTCGCTTCCGGTGATTGTTATGTATGCAAGGGTACTGGGTCCCTTGCGGCATAGTTTGAAAACAAACCAACCCTTTGGGCATGTTCTAAGGGGGTTAATGGGCCTTGTGGCAATGGCTTTGCATTTCCTATGCCTTGCTCATCTGAACATTTCCTATGCAACATCGCTTGGGTTTCTAGCGCCCATTTTAGTCCTGCCTTTGGCGGCGGTGTTTTTGGCAGAAAAAATCACAAAGATGGTGCTTTTTGCCAGTTTTTTAGGCTTTAGTGGTGTGCTTATGATCAGCTTTGCTGAGTTGGACACTGGCGACATGCCAATTGCCAGTTTTATCGGTATAGCGGCCGGTTTGGGCTTTGCCTTGACGATGGCGTTTACCCGCGTTTTCGTAAAGCAGCTCTCAGTCAAGGACAGCGCCGCGTTGATCGCTTTGTCGTTTTCAGTGATCACCATGCTCGGCGGTCTTGCGACCCTGCCGTTTGGATGGGGTGCCCTTGGGGATGAGGCGCATCGGTATTTAATGTTTGCCGGTCTTTTGGGCGGCCTTGGGCATGTGATTTCTAATGAGGCGGTCAAACGCAGCGATATCTCCGTGCTTGGACCTTTTGATTACACTGCGATTATCTGGGCACTGGCCATTGATGTTATGGTTTTTGGCTTTGTACCAAACAGGCTTGGCTTGTTTGGCATCTTTGTGATTGCCTTTGCAGCTCTGTCCCTTGCGGTGAAACAGGTCCGTTCAGCTTAG
- a CDS encoding glutathione S-transferase, producing MSKPILYSFRRCPYAIRARLALQITGLKTELREIVLRDKAPEFLAASPSQTVPALVLGDQVIDESLDIMKWALQQNDPGHWLDMPSVGHALIAEADGPFKVALDRTKYASRYPGEDKFDHRARAAEFLYQLDQRLQQGYLFGPNSSLADMAILPFVRQFAFIDKDWFDAQDWPDLKRWLEAFLASGLFLAVMGKYPKWQAGDAATIFPASANI from the coding sequence ATGTCCAAGCCCATCCTTTATAGCTTCCGCCGATGCCCCTATGCCATTCGGGCACGCCTAGCGCTTCAAATCACAGGTCTCAAAACCGAGCTGCGCGAAATTGTTTTGCGCGATAAAGCCCCCGAATTTCTGGCTGCATCGCCCTCACAAACGGTGCCGGCGTTGGTTCTGGGCGATCAGGTGATCGACGAAAGTCTGGATATAATGAAATGGGCCTTGCAGCAAAACGATCCGGGCCATTGGCTTGATATGCCGAGCGTTGGGCATGCGCTGATTGCCGAAGCGGATGGCCCGTTTAAAGTGGCGCTTGACCGGACCAAATACGCCAGCCGCTATCCGGGCGAAGATAAATTCGACCACCGCGCCCGCGCGGCGGAATTTCTTTATCAGTTGGACCAGAGGCTGCAGCAGGGGTATCTTTTCGGCCCAAACTCCTCACTTGCGGATATGGCTATCCTGCCGTTTGTGCGCCAATTCGCCTTTATCGACAAAGACTGGTTCGATGCCCAAGACTGGCCAGACCTCAAGCGCTGGCTTGAGGCTTTTTTGGCCTCTGGGCTCTTTCTGGCCGTGATGGGTAAATATCCAAAATGGCAGGCCGGCGATGCGGCGACGATCTTTCCAGCCAGTGCCAATATCTAA
- the mtaB gene encoding tRNA (N(6)-L-threonylcarbamoyladenosine(37)-C(2))-methylthiotransferase MtaB has protein sequence MTKAPKFSTLGCRLNAYETAAMQELAAEAGLSDLVVVNTCAVTSEAVRKSRREIRRLQRENPTSKIVVTGCAAQIDPQSFAEMDGVSAVLGNSEKMQSEVWQSLAADFIGEAEKIRVDDIMSVRETAGHLIDGFGTRARAYVQVQNGCDHRCTFCIIPYGRGNSRSVAAGVVVDQIKRLVDRGYNEVVLTGVDLTSWGADLPATPKLGDLVMRILKLIPDLPRLRISSIDSIEVDENLMQAIATEPRLMPHLHLSLQHGDDLILKRMKRRHFRDDAIRFCETAQKLRPDMTFGADIIAGFPTETEAHFENSLKLVGDCDLTWLHIFPYSPRQGTPAARMPQVGGTDIKSRAARLRAAGTKQVAKHLAAQVGHTHAVLMENPHMGRTEQFSEVAFKTPQPVGKIVPVAITGYSDIQLTA, from the coding sequence GATGCAGGAGCTTGCAGCCGAGGCCGGTCTGAGCGATCTGGTGGTGGTCAATACCTGTGCTGTGACCTCTGAGGCGGTGCGCAAATCACGCCGTGAAATTCGCCGCCTGCAGCGCGAAAACCCAACATCAAAAATTGTGGTGACTGGCTGCGCTGCCCAAATTGACCCGCAAAGCTTTGCCGAAATGGATGGCGTTAGTGCGGTTCTGGGCAACAGCGAAAAAATGCAATCGGAAGTCTGGCAAAGCCTCGCCGCAGATTTTATCGGTGAGGCAGAGAAAATCCGCGTGGATGACATTATGTCGGTGCGTGAGACGGCTGGTCATCTGATCGACGGGTTTGGCACCCGCGCGCGTGCCTATGTGCAAGTGCAAAACGGCTGCGACCATCGCTGCACCTTTTGTATTATCCCTTACGGGCGCGGCAATTCACGCTCTGTGGCCGCAGGCGTTGTGGTCGATCAGATAAAGCGCCTGGTTGATCGCGGTTATAATGAGGTGGTGCTCACCGGGGTTGATCTAACCAGCTGGGGCGCTGATTTGCCTGCAACCCCAAAACTGGGTGATCTGGTGATGCGGATTTTAAAACTGATCCCCGATTTGCCGCGGCTGCGCATCAGCAGCATTGATAGTATTGAGGTGGACGAGAACCTGATGCAGGCCATCGCGACCGAACCGCGGCTGATGCCGCATCTTCACCTGAGCCTGCAGCATGGCGACGATCTGATCCTGAAACGGATGAAACGCCGGCATTTTCGTGATGATGCCATCCGGTTTTGCGAAACCGCCCAAAAGCTGCGCCCCGATATGACCTTTGGTGCCGATATCATTGCAGGCTTTCCCACGGAAACCGAGGCGCATTTTGAAAACAGCCTCAAACTGGTGGGCGACTGTGATCTGACTTGGCTGCATATCTTTCCCTATTCCCCACGTCAGGGAACGCCGGCGGCCCGGATGCCGCAGGTCGGCGGCACTGATATCAAATCCCGCGCGGCCCGCCTGCGTGCAGCAGGCACAAAGCAGGTTGCAAAACATCTTGCCGCCCAAGTGGGTCATACCCACGCTGTGCTGATGGAAAACCCTCATATGGGCCGCACCGAACAGTTTAGTGAAGTGGCCTTCAAAACGCCCCAGCCCGTTGGCAAAATTGTCCCCGTAGCCATCACCGGCTATTCCGATATCCAACTCACCGCCTAG